From Cucumis melo cultivar AY chromosome 1, USDA_Cmelo_AY_1.0, whole genome shotgun sequence, a single genomic window includes:
- the LOC103492705 gene encoding probable galacturonosyltransferase-like 4 translates to MAAISLSLSLLQCKEISPKSFPFSFPPFQQNKQRQEMANFSINSNNNNNNNYYKIHYYFSISFLGLFLSLLLPTTVAATPSTPSGIRLGIIRKPTSDVPIFREAPAFRNGDSCNKDEKIHVAMTLDSNYLRGTMAAVLSILQHSTCPENVEFHFLWARFEGEVFSCIKATFPYLKFRVYRFDAGRVRGKISKSIRQALDQPLNYARIYLAEILPSEVKRVIYLDSDLVVVDDVAELWGVNLGDKVLAAPEYCHANFTKYFTDQFWSDLELAKTFDGRRPCYFNTGVMVVDVEKWRRGEFTQKMEEWMAVQKQRRIYHLGSLPPFLLVLAGDIRAVDHRWNQHGLGGDNLEGKCRSLHPGPISLLHWSGKGKPWLRLDSRKPCTVDHLWAPYDLYRPSTHSLEE, encoded by the exons ATGGCTGccatttctctttctctctctctcctccaATGCAAAGAAATTTCCCCTAAATCCTTCCCTTTTTCCTTTCCCCCTTttcaacaaaacaaacaaagacAGGAAATGGCCAATTTCTCAATCAACagcaataacaacaacaacaacaactacTACAAAATCCATTATTATTTCTCCATCTCTTTCCTCGGCCTTTTCCTGTCTCTCCTCCTCCCAACCACCGTCGCCGCCACTCCCTCCACCCCCTCCGGAATCCGGTTAGGAATCATCCGAAAACCTACCTCGGACGTCCCAATCTTCCGGGAAGCACCAGCGTTTCGAAACGGGGATTCGTGTAATAAAGATGAAAAGATACATGTAGCAATGACATTGGATTCGAATTACCTGAGAGGAACAATGGCGGCGGTGTTGTCGATCCTTCAGCACTCGACTTGTCCGGAGAACGTTGAGTTCCATTTCTTATGGGCTAGATTTGAAGGGGAGGTGTTCTCGTGTATCAAAGCGACATTTCCGTATCTGAAATTTAGGGTTTATCGATTCGACGCAGGTAGGGTTAGAGGGAAAATATCGAAATCGATCCGTCAAGCTTTGGATCAACCGTTGAATTATGCGAGGATTTATTTGGCGGAgattttgccgtcggaggttaAGAGAGTTATTTATTTGGATTCTGATTTGGTTGTTGTTGATGATGTTGCTGAGCTTTGGGGTGTGAATTTGGGTGATAAG GTATTAGCAGCACCGGAGTATTGTCATGCAAACTTCACAAAATACTTTACAGACCAATTTTGGTCGGACTTGGAGCTAGCAAAGACGTTCGACGGGCGACGACCGTGCTACTTCAACACAGGTGTAATGGTTGTCGACGTCGAGAAATGGCGTAGGGGTGAGTTCACGCAAAAGATGGAAGAGTGGATGGCAGTGCAGAAGCAACGACGAATATACCACCTTGGTTCTTTACCCCCGTTCCTCCTCGTCCTTGCAGGTGACATACGCGCCGTGGATCACCGTTGGAACCAACATGGTCTTGGAGGAGACAACCTGGAAGGCAAATGTAGAAGCCTCCACCCTGGTCCCATTAGCCTCCTCCATTGGAGTGGCAAAGGGAAGCCTTGGCTAAGACTAGATTCTAGGAAGCCTTGCACCGTTGATCACCTTTGGGCTCCTTATGATCTCTACCGTCCATCCACTCATTCATTGGAAGAGTAA
- the LOC103492703 gene encoding RNA demethylase ALKBH10B: protein MPMAAGATDRGRPVVMPAAAAMTVTDTLAKDAVLGWFRGEFAAANAIIDALCGHLAQVSESGGSEYEAVFGAIHRRRLNWIPVLQMQKYHPIADVAVELRKVTAAKKKKMNKNQEEEEEVKGGEVEAVEVAAAVAEGDGDVEMEGKKMSEEDEKEFVEEETNDGNLKIEEISIEINEIDGGRNEVLAPIEEEDSIGSEITDSGSQGGGGGEEEVQANYADVEICSNHEECEARPGQMKLTKGFSAKEPVKGHMVNVVKGLKCYEDIFTQSELARLNDFVDGLRSAANNGELSGGTFILFNKQVKGSRREMIQLGVPIFRQIGEESGNNSQTSNIEPIPHILMTVIDHLIQWQLIPEYKRPNGCLFNFFEEGEYSQPFQKPPHLEQPISTLVLSESTMAFGRSIVSDNEGNYKGPLTLSLKEGSLLVMRGNSADVARHVMCASPNKRVTITFFRVRPDYDQCQSPTPQMSNAMTLWQPTVAGTCALPNGATYGYEAMEVMPKWGILRAPVVMLAPVRPMVMSPGRSQRDGTGVFLPWAVNTRKPAKHLPPRARKGRFLALPPAVETRLPDSSHEPGISV from the exons ATGCCGATGGCGGCGGGGGCGACTGATCGAGGGCGGCCGGTGGTGATGCCGGCGGCGGCGGCGATGACGGTGACGGACACATTAGCGAAGGACGCGGTGTTGGGGTGGTTCAGAGGGGAGTTTGCGGCGGCGAACGCGATAATAGATGCGTTGTGTGGACATCTGGCGCAGGTGAGTGAAAGTGGAGGATCGGAGTATGAAGCAGTGTTTGGTGCGATTCATAGACGGAGGTTGAATTGGATCCCGGTGTTGCAAATGCAGAAGTATCATCCGATCGCTGACGTTGCTGTGGAGCTTCGAAAAGTGACGGCggcgaagaagaagaagatgaacaagaatcaggaggaggaggaggaggtgaAAGGAGGTGAGGTGGAGGCTGTGGAGGTGGCGGCGGCGGTGGCTGAGGGCGATGGCGATGTTGAAATGGAGGGGAAGAAGATGAGTGAAGAGGATGAGAAGGAATTTGTTGAAGAGGAAACGAACGATGGAAATTTGAAGATCGAAGAGATTTCGATTGAGATTAACGAAATTGATGGCGGAAGAAATGAGGTTTTGGCTCccattgaagaagaagattcCATTGGAAGCGAGATAACTGATTCAG GATCtcaaggaggaggaggaggagaagaagaagtgCAGGCCAATTATGCAGATGTTGAAATTTGTTCTAACCATGAAGAGTGTGAAGCACGTCCAGGACAGATGAAGTTGACAAAAGGTTTTTCCGCCAAGGAGCCAGTAAAGGGCCACATG GTGAATGTAGTGAAAGGATTGAAGTGTTATGAAGACATTTTCACCCAATCTGAATTGGCCAGGTTGAATGACTTTGTTGATGGCCTTCGCTCTGCTGCAAACAATGGGGAGCTTTCTG GAGGCACATTTATTTTATTCAACAAGCAGGTTAAAGGCAGCCGGCGAGAGATGATCCAGCTAGGCGTGCCCATTTTTAGACAGATCGGAGAAGAATCGGGCAATAACAGTCAAACAA GCAACATAGAGCCAATTCCGCATATTCTTATGACGGTCATAGATCATCTCATTCAGTGGCAACTGATTCCTGAGTACAAAAGACCAAATGGATGTCTTTTCAATTTCTTTGAAGAG GGTGAGTATTCACAGCCATTCCAGAAACCTCCACATTTAGAACAACCCATTTCCACTCTCGTCCTTTCTGAATCAACCATGGCTTTTGGGCGTTCTATTGTTAGTGATAATGAAGGCAACTATAAAGGGCCACTCACGTTGTCCTTGAAGGAAGG GTCACTTTTGGTCATGAGGGGCAACAGTGCAGATGTTGCACGCCACGTCATGTGTGCATCTCCTAATAAAAGGGTCACCATCACGTTCTTCCGAGTTCGGCCAGACTATGATCAATGCCAATCACCAACCCCTCAGATGTCGAATGCTATGACTCTATGGCAACCGACAGTTGCAGGTACATGCGCCTTGCCTAATGGAGCCACCTATGGCTATGAAGCAATGGAGGTAATGCCAAAATGGGGGATCCTTCGTGCACCGGTGGTCATGTTAGCTCCTGTGCGCCCTATGGTAATGAGCCCTGGACGATCTCAACGTGATGGCACTGGAGTTTTCTTACCATGGGCTGTTAATACAAGAAAACCAGCAAAACATCTTCCTCCTCGTGCTCGAAAAGGACGGTTCCTTGCATTACCTCCCGCTGTCGAAACTCGTCTACCAGACTCATCTCACGAGCCAGGCATAAGTGTTTGA
- the LOC103492704 gene encoding uncharacterized protein LOC103492704, which yields MNFFRSVFSDDPDPSTASKTEPQSPKKSSFDEGEESSDPSPRSNPTPVEDAGAWSFGGLIKTLSAKSESVIETYRRDLQEFGSGLKKEIEVAHGSLETVGHAFDEFGSSVLKGTAQIIAQGKNAIQAIDQESDSDSSSNQNLSNQRSSSSKPYSRFDAQVRSLQGDTATYCDEPEDLGDYEKWKLQLVLNDKSEEIENLIEENGAIDNIHKKVVPNVVDNETFWFRYFYKVHKLKQAEDVRANLVKRAIAREEEEDLSWDVDDDDDEDDNEGYNEMNAGSKGDTVKNDASNEVQGKATKSEEVNVEHATPNVEVDNLQAKEEVGGKEPIEVVKELNGGSSVGDDEKREKSSSVEELEGEKKGSDQKVHLEGGSGSNNKDQGLKPLAVEAKSDHGESSKDSDVSIVSTQPSMPEDEDLGWDEIEDLSIIEEKKGVVTQGGITNREEMRKRLSTAEDDEDLDWGTDTE from the coding sequence ATGAATTTCTTCAGATCGGTGTTTTCCGACGATCCCGATCCTTCCACCGCGTCCAAAACTGAACCTCAATCGCCTAAGAAATCCTCCTTCGACGAAGGAGAAGAATCATCGGATCCCAGCCCTCGTTCCAATCCAACCCCTGTTGAAGATGCCGGAGCTTGGAGTTTCGGTGGGTTGATCAAGACTTTGAGTGCTAAATCGGAGTCGGTTATCGAGACTTACCGACGCGATCTCCAGGAATTTGGTTCGGGTTTGAAGAAGGAAATTGAAGTCGCTCATGGATCGCTGGAGACGGTAGGGCATGCTTTTGATGAATTCGGTAGCTCCGTTTTGAAAGGTACGGCTCAAATTATCGCTCAAGGTAAAAATGCGATCCAAGCTATAGATCAAGAATCTGATTCTGATAGTAGTAGTAATCAAAATTTGAGTAATCAAAGAAGCTCAAGTTCCAAGCCTTATAGTAGGTTTGATGCTCAGGTTCGTTCGCTTCAAGGCGATACGGCCACTTACTGTGATGAACCTGAAGATTTGGGTGATTATGAGAAGTGGAAATTACAACTTGTTCTGAATGATAAGagtgaagaaattgaaaactTGATTGAAGAAAATGGAGCTATTGATAATATACACAAGAAGGTTGTTCCTAATGTTGTTGATAATGAAACTTTCTGGTTTAGGTACTTTTATAAAGTGCATAAGCTTAAGCAAGCTGAGGACGTTAGGGCTAATCTTGTGAAGAGAGCTATTGCTAGAGAAGAAGAGGAGGATTTGAGTTGGGATGTTGATGACGACGACGACGAAGACGACAATGAAGGATATAATGAGATGAATGCTGGGTCCAAAGGGGATACAGTGAAGAACGATGCAAGTAATGAAGTTCAGGGTAAGGCTACAAAAAGTGAAGAAGTGAATGTCGAGCATGCTACTCCCAATGTGGAAGTGGATAATTTACAAGCGAAGGAGGAAGTCGGTGGGAAAGAACCTATTGAAGTTGTGAAGGAATTGAATGGAGGAAGCTCTGTTGGTGATGATGAAAAGAGGGAGAAGAGTTCTTCTGTTGAGGAATTagaaggagaaaagaaaggGTCTGATCAGAAAGTCCATTTGGAAGGTGGTTCTGGGTCGAATAACAAGGATCAAGGATTGAAACCGTTGGCGGTCGAGGCCAAGTCTGATCATGGTGAATCTTCTAAAGACAGTGATGTTTCAATTGTTTCAACACAGCCTTCGATGCCTGAGGACGAAGATCTCGGGTGGGATGAGATTGAGGATTTGAGCATCATTGAGGAAAAGAAAGGAGTAGTAACTCAAGGTGGGATAACAAATCGAGAGGAAATGCGAAAGCGATTGAGTACTGCTGAAGATGATGAAGATTTGGACTGGGGTACCGACACCGAATAA